TAGATGACAGCTTTACAACCATTGATTTGGATCCCTATCCTTGGTGGTTAGACCATTGGCAACACCAAAGAATTATTTTACTCAACCGAGAAATTCCCCTACCAGAGGCGGCGAGCCTGGAGCAACAATTTTTAGATGCCCTCGGGGTGAAGGCGGTACTGTGGGTCCCGATCCAAGACCAGGCGGGTAAGCCTTGGGGCTATATTGAATGTTCTTCAACGGCTTTGGATCATCGGCTCTGGTCGAAGGAAGATGCAGATATTTTGGCGATCGCCGGCAATTTGATCTATAACTATCACCACCGACAACAGGCTAACCAACAATTAGAAATCGCCAAAGAACTAGCCGAGGCCGCCAACCACGCTAAAAATCAGTTCCTCACGAGCATGAGCCACGAATTGAGAACGCCCCTCAACGCGGTGTTAGGCTTTACCCAAATCATGGAGCGATCGCCTAATTTACGCCCAGAACACCGGGAATATCTCGGCATCATTCACCGTTCCGGGAAACACCTGCTCGCCCTCCTCAACGACATCCTCAACCTGGCCAAGTTTGAAAAAGGCACGCTTCAACTCAACAAAAACCTATTCAACCTCCATGACCTCCTCGATGATTTGGCCCAGATGCACGCCCTAGAAGTGCAGCATAAGAGTATCCATATCGATGTCAGTTGGGATGAGCAAGTACCCCGCTACATCAACGCTGACCAGCCCAAGCTCCACTCGGTACTGCTCCATCTGTTTAATAATGCGCTGAAATTTACTGATACGGGTTGGGTGCGTCTCGTGGTACAAACCGTCAGTCAAATGCCACTGCGATTACGGTTTAGTGTGACAGATACAGGCATCGGCATTGCCGAGGCAGACTTCACGAAGCTTTTTGATAATTTTGTGAAACTAGAGGCTGGCGATCGCCTCGGGCAGGGCAGCGGCTTGGGGTTAGCCCTGAGTCAAAAGTTTGTCAATTTGATGGGGAGTGAAATCGTTGTCAGTAGTCAGCCAGGCATCGGGTCTTGTTTTTCTTTTGAGCTGACCTGTGATACCCCGACCAACCTACGGCAGTTTACCCTCTACCCGCCCCAGGCAGCCGATGAACCGACGATCAACCTCACCCCAGATGTCTTTAAAAATTTTTCGGCTGAGTGGTTAGCTGCGTTTCACCAGGCAGCGCTTGCGGCCCGGGCCCAACAGCTTAAAACGCTCATTGCCCAACTGCCCCCCGAAGCGGCGGCGATCGCCAAAGCCCTTACCGCCCTCGTCCAAAAATTTGCCTTCGATACCCTGGCGACCCTCAGCCAAGAAAGAACCCCCAGCGACCGATTGCAGCCGAAGGGGGATCTCAACAATTAGCTTTGGATTAGGGTGATCTAGCCTTCACCGTCCTTAGGTTTTGGCCTTGGTACTGGTTTAGCCCGGGCGGTGGCGTCATGGCTGCCACTGGGACTGGGGCGATCGCCACCAGGTCTGGTCGGTTTACCCTTGTCACGGTCAAAGGGTTTTTGGCCAGGCTTACCCCCCTTACGGCGGCTGCCGACATAGCCGATGTCTTCGCAGGTTTGGATCATCAATACATTGTCCAGGAGCTTGGCCCGCAGGTCATAGAAATGATTGACGGGGCGTTCTGGCAATGCCCCAATTAGTTGAATTTTGAAAAACTTAGGTTTTTCGCCTTCCTTTTTCGGCGATTGGCGAATTTTGACCACTACTTTCTTCGATTCGGCCTCATAGAAAACCACCTGGCCCCGGATGGAAAAATAACCGTCTTCTACCTGTTCGCTGGTGGGAATTTCCTCCGTCAGCACCTCTGGATCATCAAGGGTCTCCGGTTCCCAAATCCCCAAGATCTGTAAATGGAGATGGTTGTCATCCTGTCGGGTACGAGGATAAACCACCCACACATGTTCCTGGTCCAGATCGATATGATTTTTGATCAGGCTAATGACCCGGCCCAACAGGACTGC
The nucleotide sequence above comes from [Synechococcus] sp. NIES-970. Encoded proteins:
- a CDS encoding hypothetical protein (conserved hypothetical protein); this encodes MSESTHHLPSPPEEDPKEEQRISQKLRQHPIPPASHPRQYRAIGIVRGKYTPEDPEQISKGAIATADGDIEAVLLGRVISLIKNHIDLDQEHVWVVYPRTRQDDNHLHLQILGIWEPETLDDPEVLTEEIPTSEQVEDGYFSIRGQVVFYEAESKKVVVKIRQSPKKEGEKPKFFKIQLIGALPERPVNHFYDLRAKLLDNVLMIQTCEDIGYVGSRRKGGKPGQKPFDRDKGKPTRPGGDRPSPSGSHDATARAKPVPRPKPKDGEG